A window of the Sabethes cyaneus chromosome 1, idSabCyanKW18_F2, whole genome shotgun sequence genome harbors these coding sequences:
- the LOC128732648 gene encoding proton-coupled amino acid transporter-like protein CG1139, translating into MTVVVAVDERNAQRNGTVELSATANGTINHSFVLEDISGSKPQNGIEHPYGPHHGHDHHYHVHHHHLREKPGHDYSEDVITTHGVQPHHKTTYLETMTHLLKGNIGTGCYAMGDGFKNGGIVLAPILTVFLGFICVHCQHILLDCARKLHLDPNSKAHLPDFAETVGLCFKYGPPRFRRWAKPMKMAVNIFICVTQLGFCCIYFVFISSNFKQIFDRYDMPLDVHYHMALLLVPIILTSIITKLKFLSYCSMLANVFMSLGIGITFYYAGQDLPSPTERRFVADWNQLPLFFGTAIFAFEGIALVLPLQNEMKKPHNFSKPFGVLNVGMVFIVTLFTSFGFVGYLKWGEEVEGTMTLNLPDGEILAESVKVMISLGVLLGYALQLFVAIMIMWPRVQCRLNITKHRTLAEMSFRVLMVLVTFIIAECIPKLSLFISLIGALCSSALALMFPPIIELIVAYSDGEKKPSWWMLLKNGFILLLALLGFLTGSYESLSKIIQELLL; encoded by the exons ATGACCGTTGTGGTTGCGGTGGACGAACGAAACGCACAGCGGAACGGAACCGTCGAGCTGTCCGCAACCGCAAACGGAACCATCAATCATAGTTTCGTGCTGGAAGACATCAGCGGCAGTAAACCGCAGAACGGCATCGAACACCCGTATGGTCCGCATCACGGGCACGATCATCACTACCACGTGCACCATCATCACCTGCGGGAGAAGCCTGGCCACGACTACAGCGAGGATGTCATCACGACGCACGGCGTCCAGCCGCATCACAAGACAACCTACCTGGAAACGATGACCCACCTGCTGAAGGGTAACATCGGCACCGGGTGCTACGCGATGGGTGACGGGTTCAAAAATGGCGGCATCGTACTGGCACCGATTCTGACGGTGTTTCTGGGCTTCATCTGCGTTCACTGTCAGCACATTCTGCTCGATTGCGCGCGCAAGTTGCATCTCGATCCGAACAGCAAGGCTCACCTGCCGGACTTTGCCGAAACCGTTGGTCTTTGCTTTAAGTACGGACCGCCCCGTTTCCGGCGGTGGGCCAAACCGATGAAGATGGCCGTCAACATTTTCATCTGCGTAACGCAGCTGGGGTTCTGCTGCATTTATTTCGTGTTTATCAGTTCGAACTTCAAACAG ATCTTCGACCGGTACGACATGCCACTGGACGTCCACTATCACATGGCTCTGCTGCTGGTGCCCATCATTCTAACCTCAATCATAACGAAGCTTAAATTTCTGTCCTACTGCTCGATGCTGGCCAACGTGTTCATGTCGCTGGGGATCGGAATTACCTTCTACTACGCCGGTCAGGATTTACCGTCACCGACGGAGCGGCGCTTCGTCGCCGACTGGAACCAGCTGCCGCTCTTTTTCGGCACCGCCATCTTTGCGTTCGAAGGTATCGCCCTGGTGCTGCCGTTGCAGAACGAAATGAAGAAACCGCACAACTTCAGCAAACCCTTTGGCGTACTGAACGTCGGTATGGTGTTTATTGTGACACTATTCACCAGCTTTGGCTTTGTAGGTTACCTCAAGTGGGGTGAAGAGGTTGAAGGTACCATGACGCTCAACCTGCCGGATGGTGAGAT TTTGGCCGAGAGCGTTAAGGTTATGATTTCGCTCGGTGTCCTACTGGGCTACGCCCTGCAGCTGTTCGTCGCCATTATGATCATGTGGCCGAGGGTGCAATGTCGGTTGAACATTACCAAACACCGAACGTTAGCCGAGATGAGCTTCCGGGTGCTGATGGTGTTAGTCACTT TCATCATTGCGGAATGCATACCGAAGCTGAGCTTGTTTATCTCGCTGATTGGTGCCCTCTGCTCGTCGGCACTGGCGCTGATGTTTCCGCCGATCATCGAGCTGATCGTAGCTTACTCCGACGGGGAGAAAAAACCTAGCTGGTGGATGCTGCTGAAGAATGGATTCATTCTTCTGCTGGCACTGCTGGGTTTTCTGACCGGAAGCTACGAAAGCTTGAGCAAAATCATCCAGGAGCTGTTGCTATGA